The Desulfobacterales bacterium DNA segment ATTGACAGATCAATTGCGGCCTGGAAAGCCGACCAGGATGAGTCGGCAACTTCAAAGCTGTCGGCCCAGGCCATAATCGCCTCACGTACAAGCCCTGCCTCTCGTTTTGCCTTTCCGATGAGAATCCGGAAAAGTTCCCCCAGCGTTTGCGCGGGAAGTATGACAAGCTCGGCCGGCAATTGTTCTATCAGCCGAATAGCGCCGGCACAGCGGGCCGCATCGCCGACCCCTTCGGCATAGGCCAAAATATTCGTATCAAGGGCTACACGCATGATGGATCATCATATAGTTCGTCACGGGTCCAGTTTCGAGACCCGGTCACGTCCTGGGCTTTCAACCGGGATAAAAGCAGGTTTTTCATCGCATTTTTTTGCAACGCCGCTGAATTAACAGAAGTGATTTTTGCCACAGGCGTACCTCTTGACAGGATCGTAATTTCTTCCCCCTTACTCACTTCCCGCAGTAAATTGGAAAATCCACGATTCGCATTGGCTGCCGTGATGGTTTTCATAATATTACCCTCCGATAAAAGTAGTTTATAGCACTACTTTATTGCGATTATGGCTTGCTGTCAAGCTTGTTTTTACCCGATATTAAATCATTCGGCACCGCATCAGGTAACGGCAGGGGAAAATTACCCATAACCGGCATTACCGGAAATGGGTAAAAACGGCCTCGGTTGAAAATTTGACTTACCGAAAACAGGTTTGACCTGAAATCGGTAAGTTGTCTATCAAAGGGCATTTAGGGTTTCGGTGAATTGGGACAGGATCTTTTTGCGGTCAAGTTCTTTTACGGCAAATTCCCTTGCGGCCCTCCCCAATTTTTCACGATCTTCAGGTTTTTCAGAAAGCTTAACAATGGCATTCGCGAATGCAGCGGCATCTCCGGGTGGAACCAATACCCCACTCCCCCGAACAACATTCCCGATTTCCATATCCCCTGATTTGCCACATGTTCAGGCAAATTGTTCTTTTGTACAATTAAAATGAGAAGAGAGGGTGCTGCAAACCATTATCCGCTTTGCTCAAGGAAATCCGCAAAGGCTAAAATCTCAGCTTGCACTTTTGACCACGATGTAACCAGATCCGCTACGATCGGCTCAACCTTCTCTGGCACCAGGTTAAACGTGTAAACATTTCGCACTAAATGTCTGAACCGTCTCATCTCATCGAGACAGAAAAAGCTATCAGTGCTAATCACGGCAGGACGGAGATCTTTCTGCTCTTGTGACATTTGCTTGAGAAGATCGCGATGCCACAATTCACCGGACGGAATCTTCTCGCCAACATGCCTGGCAATCAGTTCGAATATGCGCTCAAGGCCCGAATAAAATACTATGAAGATTCAATGCGACAGAGTCTATGTAGACTTCTTGCTCGCTGGATAGTTGCTTGCTCCGGTTCCAGGTCATCCATGCCCTCTTCACAACTCTATCCAGGTCCGATACTTCCCCACGAATTCGCTCCACCAGTTCTTGGCAGGACTTCCTCAAAGCTCTACTCCGTATTTATTAATCGATTTTTTTAAAGAGTCTCCCAGAGATTCAATTTCAACAAAATCGACCCGACGATCTGCAATAATATCCTCAGCCAATTTCCATGCTTTCCAATATTTTTTCGTTTCAAGCCCTTCCACAGCCAGATCAACATCAGAGCCAGGACCAAACCAATACGTTCGGGCAAGCGACCCGAATAATATAACCTTTCGAACTCCAAACTGACTTTTCAGCATCTGAGCCAACTCTCGAATCCTATTCAACAACCGGTCCCTTTCATCTTTCTCTTGACGCGTAAACCGCCGCGATATCACCTTCCTGTTTAATCCCTTCTTATATCGAGCCCAGTCTTCACGCTTTAATTCTAAGGCCGTTGCCATCTCTTTTTCCTTTCATAATGATAGAAGGCATTTCCTTATTCTTTAGAACTTCATCCGGTTTTTTGTATGGCTGAATTGTACCACCTTAATCAGTATTTTTCAAGACGGCGGAAATGGACGGCGGAAATGTGTAAGACGCTCATTCTGGGAGAATGGCATAATTTTATAGACGTCCACTTGACCCCTTCGGCTTCACACGGCCCAGCCTTTAAATGAACTGGATAACTGAAGAGCGTTATATATTGAAAAGAGAAGAGAATATACCTTCGAGAGTAGTAAAAAGAAAATTTATTATCGCGTAGAAAAAAAAGATAACCTCCTGATAGCATACGGGCAGCCAAAAACAAACCCTTAAAGCTAAAAGGAGGTTATCATGAACGAAAATGAAGTTATCAGGTATGAGAAGTTCTGTCAATTTAAAGCCGAGATTCGATCATCAAGAGATTATCTGGTGGTGGGAATCGACGTAGCCAAGGATCGCCATCACGCATTTTTCGGTACCGCAGCCGGTCGCACGCTTTTAAAGCGA contains these protein-coding regions:
- a CDS encoding PIN domain-containing protein is translated as MRVALDTNILAYAEGVGDAARCAGAIRLIEQLPAELVILPAQTLGELFRILIGKAKREAGLVREAIMAWADSFEVADSSWSAFQAAIDLSIDHRLQIWDALIMAVAAENRCRLLVSEDLQKGFTWRGITVVNPFSEPSSPLLDNILQTGKRKK
- a CDS encoding type II toxin-antitoxin system prevent-host-death family antitoxin, giving the protein MKTITAANANRGFSNLLREVSKGEEITILSRGTPVAKITSVNSAALQKNAMKNLLLSRLKAQDVTGSRNWTRDELYDDPSCV
- a CDS encoding nucleotidyltransferase domain-containing protein, encoding MATALELKREDWARYKKGLNRKVISRRFTRQEKDERDRLLNRIRELAQMLKSQFGVRKVILFGSLARTYWFGPGSDVDLAVEGLETKKYWKAWKLAEDIIADRRVDFVEIESLGDSLKKSINKYGVEL
- a CDS encoding transposase, producing MNENEVIRYEKFCQFKAEIRSSRDYLVVGIDVAKDRHHAFFGTAAGRTLLKRLIFDNNQAGFKQLITRASQLQIAHGLSRVAYGLEPTGNYHKPLSSWLL